The sequence below is a genomic window from Thermorudis peleae.
TGGCCGCGGAAGAGTACTGCCAAGGCAACTAGTCCGGCGACAAACGCGAGCACGGCCACCACCTGCGCTTCCTGCAGCCCCCAGAACCAGATCCGCTCCTGCCGTACAAAGCTGATGAAGAAGCGGCCAAACGAGTAGAGCACTGCGTAGGTTGCCGCCAAGGTGCCAGCCGGCACTGGCCGTCGCCGTAGTCGCCAGATGACCGCAAAGACCATCAGGTTCACCACAATATCGTAGAGCGGGTAGGGATGTGTCGGCACACCGAGGAGATCAGCAGGCAAAAGATCCTTGGGATTCGTATAGGTAAACGTGATCGGGCAGCCATGCAGGCAGGGCCCACCCCAGGCATCGCCATTCACCGTGCAGCCAAGCCGGCCAATCGCCTGTGCCAGGAGCAATCCCGGGACGACGGAATCAAGCAGGGGCGCCAGTGGCTGCCGAAAGATTCGGCTCAGCATCACGATAGCCACAAAGC
It includes:
- the lgt gene encoding prolipoprotein diacylglyceryl transferase, producing MNIRIGIDPDIAKIGPLLLTWHGLFTALGILVAVWLTARELRRRGIALPNYDTWALVTVIGGIIGARLFFVLDHIDYFIGHPLEALAVNEGGLAIYGAVFGGFVAIVMLSRIFRQPLAPLLDSVVPGLLLAQAIGRLGCTVNGDAWGGPCLHGCPITFTYTNPKDLLPADLLGVPTHPYPLYDIVVNLMVFAVIWRLRRRPVPAGTLAATYAVLYSFGRFFISFVRQERIWFWGLQEAQVVAVLAFVAGLVALAVLFRGQRQVPTPVEA